The Catharus ustulatus isolate bCatUst1 chromosome 16, bCatUst1.pri.v2, whole genome shotgun sequence genome window below encodes:
- the LOC117003863 gene encoding delphilin isoform X1: MGKDRSFSRHFRIFIPKKHRQRFDEVVSQSLISKLCRSKSEHSNRLRRSRSEDHQERLLVSTRASSVPRSHEELSKSLRKTTSLVTSNVASGAARRTVRVYKGNRSFGFTLRGHAPVWIESVLPGSPAEKAALKAGDRILFLNGLDMRNCSHDKVVSMLQGSGAMPTLVVEEGIVNFSNDSDSAESPSSSSALTSLQWVAEILPSSIKIQGRTFTQQLEHLLTPPERFSVCKALEGFFQHRNIDTLIVDVYPVLDTPAKQVLWQFIYQLLSYEEQEHCQLKIDRFLGSKALAAEAEAEERYRSSVRGASLCRGSLRTPRPEEGAAGSDTVEVPVRLIPGERQAGDGTSLPETPNPKMMSAVYAELENRLIGGLAGKMGNAALHRTSPPAPELPHAAGGRKPALAWPSEALGSQPCYYRLHSSVASPCSTESNPYVSLDSSPAPSPRHRQYSPLARRKKLFTFSRPPRSRDTDRFLDALSEQLGHRVTIVDDFLTPENDYEEMSFQDDQGSYVTNDVSSSEYISSSDEGSSLTYSTLSDHIPPPPLSPPPPPPPLQFHDPQSGPAKAEATKASVGTAPKSLVSHLHPVPPPPPPPPPPPVPCAPPLHRGLLHRRSDSNHMSVKRLRWEQVENSEGTIWGQLGEDSDYDKLSDMVKYLDLELHFGTQKPTISLPEPTLMPENFKKKDVVEILSHKKAYNTSILIAHLKLSHIELRQILMTMETDRLEPSHIKQLLLYAPDGEEVQRFQSYKENPGKLSEPDQFVLQMLSVPEYKIRLRSLHFKTTLQEKTEEIKASYECICKASLELKSSKKLAKILEFVLAMGNYLNNGQPKTSKTTGFKINFLTELNTTKTVDGKSTFLHILAKSLSQHFPELLGFAKDLPTVPLAAKVNQRTLTADLKDLHSTVSDIQKACHSMPASAEDRFAIVMTVSFWERGHPSRDTLGAPCTARSGWHCLSPARVGSRFGGGTGDVLARLSLSLVLLGTAEPRVPAPPHVPVQQLLLPAGLDPSHLIRA, from the exons AACTGTGCGAGTTTATAAAGGCAACAGGAGCTTCGGCTTCACGCTCCGTGGCCACGCCCCGGTGTGGATCGAGTCTGTCCTGCCAG GGAGCCCGGCAGAGAAGGCTGCCCTCAAAGCTGGAGACAGGATCCTGTTCCTCAACGGCCTGGACATGAG GAACTGCTCCCACGACAAGGTGGTGTCGATGCTGCAGGGCAGCGGGGCCATGCCCACCTTGGTGGTGGAGGAGGGCATCGTCAACTTCTCCAACG acTCTGACTCTGCTGAGTCCCcgagcagctcctcagccctcacctccctgcagtGGGTTGCAGAGATTCTCCCCTCTAGCATCAAGATCCAGGGAAGGACGTtcacacagcagctggagcaccTGCTGACCCCACCCGAGCGTTTCAGCGTCTGCAAGGCTCTGGAGGGCTTCTTCCAGCACCG GAACATTGACACTCTCATTGTGGATGTGTACCCAGTGCTGGACACACCAGCCAAGCAAGTCCTCTGGCAGTTTATCTACCAGCTGCTGAGCTACGAGGAGCAGGAGCACTGCCAGCTAAAGATTGACAGGTTTCTGGGCTCCAAGGCCTTGGCAG ctgaggcagaggctgaggagcGGTACCGCAGCTCTGTCCGAGGGGCCTCCCTGTGCCGGGGCAGCCTCCGGACCCCCCGCCCCgaggagggggctgcag GCAGTGACACCGTGGAGGTCCCGGTTCGCCTGATCCCTGGAGAGAGGCAGGCTGGGGATGGCACGTCCCTCCCGGAGACACCCAACCCCAAAATG ATGTCAGCAGTGTACGCAGAGCTGGAGAACCGCCTGATCGGGGGCTTGGCCGGCAAGATGGGCAatgctgccctgcacaggacatccccccctgccccagagctgccacacGCTGCAG GTGGCCGCAAGCCGGCTCTGGCGTGGCCGAGCGAGGCGCTGGGCTCCCAGCCGTGCTACTACCGGCTGCACAGCAGCGTGGCCTCGCCGTGCAGCACCGAGTCCAACCCGTACGTGAGCCTggacagcagccctgccccGTCCCCCAGGCACCGGCAGTACTCGCCGCTGGCGCGCCGCAAGAAGCTCTTCACCTTCTCCCGGCCCCCGCGCAGCCGCGACACCGACCGCTTCCTGGATGCGCTGAGcgagcagctgggacacagggtCACCATCGTGGATGATTTCCTCACCCCCGAGAATGACTATGAGGAG ATGAGTTTCCAGGATGACCAGGGCAGCTATGTCACCAACGATGTCAGCAGCAGCGAGTACATCAGCAGCAGCGACGAGGGCAGCTCGCTGACCTACTCCACGCTCTCGGACCACATCCCCCCGCCCCCGCTcagccccccgcccccgccgcccccgctgCAGTTCCACGACCCCcagagcggccccgccaagGCCGAGGCCACCAAGGCCAGCGTGGGGACCGCCCCCAAGTCCCTGGTGAGCCACCTGCACCCCGTCCCtccgccgccaccgccgccgccgccgccccccgtGCCCTGCGCGCCCCCCCTGCACCGGGGGCTGCTGCACCGCAGGAGCGACTCCAACCACATGAGCGTCAAGAGGCTGCGCTGGGAGCAGGTGGAGAACTCGGAGGGGACAATCTGGGGACAG CTCGGGGAAGACTCGGATTACGACAAGTTGAGTGACATGGTCAAATACCTCGACCTGGAGCTGCACTTTGGGACTCAGAAACCCACGA TTTCTCTTCCAGAGCCAACTCTCATGcctgaaaactttaaaaagaaagacgTGGTTGAAATTTTGTCCCACAAAAAGGCCTACAACACAT CCATCCTGATCGCACACCTGAAGCTGTCGCACATCGAGCTGCGGCAGATCCTGATGACGATGGAGACGGATCGCCTGGAGCCGTCGCACAtcaagcagctgctgctgtacGCCCCGGACGGGGAGGAGGTGCAGCGCTTCCAGAGCTACAAGGAGAACCCGGGCAAGCTGAGCGAGCCCGACCAGTTCGTGCTGCAG atGCTGTCGGTGCCCGAGTACAAGATCCGCCTGCGCAGCCTGCACTTCAAGACCACCCTGCAGGAGAAGACCGAGGAGATCAAGGCCAGCTATGAGTGCATCTGCAAAGCCTCCCTagagctgaaaagcagcaagaagctGGCAAAGATCCTGGAG tTCGTGCTGGCCATGGGGAATTACCTGAACAACGGGCAGCCCAAGACCAGCAAAACAACAGGATTTAAAATCAACTTCCTCACTGAG ctgaacaCCACCAAGACTGTCGATGGGAAATCCACCTTCCTGCATATTCTTGCCAAATCCCTCAGCCAACacttcccagagctcctgggctTTGCCAAGGATCTCCCGACGGTGCCGCTCGCTGCCAAAG TGAACCAGAGGACACTGACAGCTGACCTGAAGGACCTGCACAGCACGGTGAGTGACATCCAGAAGGCGTGTCACAGCATGCCAGCCAGCGCCGAGGACAGGTTTGCCATTGTCATGACCGTATCCTTCTGGGAGAGGGGACACCCctccagggacaccctgggggcTCCTTGCACAGCCAGGAGTGGCTGGCActgcctcagccctgccagggtggggagcaggtttggtggtggcacaggggatgTGCTGGCACGTCTGTCCTTGTCACTTGTGCTGTTGGGGACAGCTGAGCCCCGTGTGCCAGCACCTCCCCACGtgcctgtgcagcagctcctgctgccagctgggctggacCCCAGCCATTTGATAAGGGCTTGA
- the LOC117003863 gene encoding delphilin isoform X2 codes for MGKDRSFSRHFRIFIPKKHRQRFDEVVSQSLISKLCRSKSEHSNRLRRSRSEDHQERLLVSTRASSVPRSHEELSKSLRKTTSLVTSNVASGAARRTVRVYKGNRSFGFTLRGHAPVWIESVLPGSPAEKAALKAGDRILFLNGLDMRNCSHDKVVSMLQGSGAMPTLVVEEGIVNFSNDSDSAESPSSSSALTSLQWVAEILPSSIKIQGRTFTQQLEHLLTPPERFSVCKALEGFFQHRNIDTLIVDVYPVLDTPAKQVLWQFIYQLLSYEEQEHCQLKIDRFLGSKALAAEAEAEERYRSSVRGASLCRGSLRTPRPEEGAAGSDTVEVPVRLIPGERQAGDGTSLPETPNPKMMSAVYAELENRLIGGLAGKMGNAALHRTSPPAPELPHAAGGRKPALAWPSEALGSQPCYYRLHSSVASPCSTESNPYVSLDSSPAPSPRHRQYSPLARRKKLFTFSRPPRSRDTDRFLDALSEQLGHRVTIVDDFLTPENDYEEMSFQDDQGSYVTNDVSSSEYISSSDEGSSLTYSTLSDHIPPPPLSPPPPPPPLQFHDPQSGPAKAEATKASVGTAPKSLVSHLHPVPPPPPPPPPPPVPCAPPLHRGLLHRRSDSNHMSVKRLRWEQVENSEGTIWGQLGEDSDYDKLSDMVKYLDLELHFGTQKPTKPTLMPENFKKKDVVEILSHKKAYNTSILIAHLKLSHIELRQILMTMETDRLEPSHIKQLLLYAPDGEEVQRFQSYKENPGKLSEPDQFVLQMLSVPEYKIRLRSLHFKTTLQEKTEEIKASYECICKASLELKSSKKLAKILEFVLAMGNYLNNGQPKTSKTTGFKINFLTELNTTKTVDGKSTFLHILAKSLSQHFPELLGFAKDLPTVPLAAKVNQRTLTADLKDLHSTVSDIQKACHSMPASAEDRFAIVMTVSFWERGHPSRDTLGAPCTARSGWHCLSPARVGSRFGGGTGDVLARLSLSLVLLGTAEPRVPAPPHVPVQQLLLPAGLDPSHLIRA; via the exons AACTGTGCGAGTTTATAAAGGCAACAGGAGCTTCGGCTTCACGCTCCGTGGCCACGCCCCGGTGTGGATCGAGTCTGTCCTGCCAG GGAGCCCGGCAGAGAAGGCTGCCCTCAAAGCTGGAGACAGGATCCTGTTCCTCAACGGCCTGGACATGAG GAACTGCTCCCACGACAAGGTGGTGTCGATGCTGCAGGGCAGCGGGGCCATGCCCACCTTGGTGGTGGAGGAGGGCATCGTCAACTTCTCCAACG acTCTGACTCTGCTGAGTCCCcgagcagctcctcagccctcacctccctgcagtGGGTTGCAGAGATTCTCCCCTCTAGCATCAAGATCCAGGGAAGGACGTtcacacagcagctggagcaccTGCTGACCCCACCCGAGCGTTTCAGCGTCTGCAAGGCTCTGGAGGGCTTCTTCCAGCACCG GAACATTGACACTCTCATTGTGGATGTGTACCCAGTGCTGGACACACCAGCCAAGCAAGTCCTCTGGCAGTTTATCTACCAGCTGCTGAGCTACGAGGAGCAGGAGCACTGCCAGCTAAAGATTGACAGGTTTCTGGGCTCCAAGGCCTTGGCAG ctgaggcagaggctgaggagcGGTACCGCAGCTCTGTCCGAGGGGCCTCCCTGTGCCGGGGCAGCCTCCGGACCCCCCGCCCCgaggagggggctgcag GCAGTGACACCGTGGAGGTCCCGGTTCGCCTGATCCCTGGAGAGAGGCAGGCTGGGGATGGCACGTCCCTCCCGGAGACACCCAACCCCAAAATG ATGTCAGCAGTGTACGCAGAGCTGGAGAACCGCCTGATCGGGGGCTTGGCCGGCAAGATGGGCAatgctgccctgcacaggacatccccccctgccccagagctgccacacGCTGCAG GTGGCCGCAAGCCGGCTCTGGCGTGGCCGAGCGAGGCGCTGGGCTCCCAGCCGTGCTACTACCGGCTGCACAGCAGCGTGGCCTCGCCGTGCAGCACCGAGTCCAACCCGTACGTGAGCCTggacagcagccctgccccGTCCCCCAGGCACCGGCAGTACTCGCCGCTGGCGCGCCGCAAGAAGCTCTTCACCTTCTCCCGGCCCCCGCGCAGCCGCGACACCGACCGCTTCCTGGATGCGCTGAGcgagcagctgggacacagggtCACCATCGTGGATGATTTCCTCACCCCCGAGAATGACTATGAGGAG ATGAGTTTCCAGGATGACCAGGGCAGCTATGTCACCAACGATGTCAGCAGCAGCGAGTACATCAGCAGCAGCGACGAGGGCAGCTCGCTGACCTACTCCACGCTCTCGGACCACATCCCCCCGCCCCCGCTcagccccccgcccccgccgcccccgctgCAGTTCCACGACCCCcagagcggccccgccaagGCCGAGGCCACCAAGGCCAGCGTGGGGACCGCCCCCAAGTCCCTGGTGAGCCACCTGCACCCCGTCCCtccgccgccaccgccgccgccgccgccccccgtGCCCTGCGCGCCCCCCCTGCACCGGGGGCTGCTGCACCGCAGGAGCGACTCCAACCACATGAGCGTCAAGAGGCTGCGCTGGGAGCAGGTGGAGAACTCGGAGGGGACAATCTGGGGACAG CTCGGGGAAGACTCGGATTACGACAAGTTGAGTGACATGGTCAAATACCTCGACCTGGAGCTGCACTTTGGGACTCAGAAACCCACGA AGCCAACTCTCATGcctgaaaactttaaaaagaaagacgTGGTTGAAATTTTGTCCCACAAAAAGGCCTACAACACAT CCATCCTGATCGCACACCTGAAGCTGTCGCACATCGAGCTGCGGCAGATCCTGATGACGATGGAGACGGATCGCCTGGAGCCGTCGCACAtcaagcagctgctgctgtacGCCCCGGACGGGGAGGAGGTGCAGCGCTTCCAGAGCTACAAGGAGAACCCGGGCAAGCTGAGCGAGCCCGACCAGTTCGTGCTGCAG atGCTGTCGGTGCCCGAGTACAAGATCCGCCTGCGCAGCCTGCACTTCAAGACCACCCTGCAGGAGAAGACCGAGGAGATCAAGGCCAGCTATGAGTGCATCTGCAAAGCCTCCCTagagctgaaaagcagcaagaagctGGCAAAGATCCTGGAG tTCGTGCTGGCCATGGGGAATTACCTGAACAACGGGCAGCCCAAGACCAGCAAAACAACAGGATTTAAAATCAACTTCCTCACTGAG ctgaacaCCACCAAGACTGTCGATGGGAAATCCACCTTCCTGCATATTCTTGCCAAATCCCTCAGCCAACacttcccagagctcctgggctTTGCCAAGGATCTCCCGACGGTGCCGCTCGCTGCCAAAG TGAACCAGAGGACACTGACAGCTGACCTGAAGGACCTGCACAGCACGGTGAGTGACATCCAGAAGGCGTGTCACAGCATGCCAGCCAGCGCCGAGGACAGGTTTGCCATTGTCATGACCGTATCCTTCTGGGAGAGGGGACACCCctccagggacaccctgggggcTCCTTGCACAGCCAGGAGTGGCTGGCActgcctcagccctgccagggtggggagcaggtttggtggtggcacaggggatgTGCTGGCACGTCTGTCCTTGTCACTTGTGCTGTTGGGGACAGCTGAGCCCCGTGTGCCAGCACCTCCCCACGtgcctgtgcagcagctcctgctgccagctgggctggacCCCAGCCATTTGATAAGGGCTTGA
- the LOC117003863 gene encoding delphilin isoform X3, with protein MSCLGIFIPKKHRQRFDEVVSQSLISKLCRSKSEHSNRLRRSRSEDHQERLLVSTRASSVPRSHEELSKSLRKTTSLVTSNVASGAARRTVRVYKGNRSFGFTLRGHAPVWIESVLPGSPAEKAALKAGDRILFLNGLDMRNCSHDKVVSMLQGSGAMPTLVVEEGIVNFSNDSDSAESPSSSSALTSLQWVAEILPSSIKIQGRTFTQQLEHLLTPPERFSVCKALEGFFQHRNIDTLIVDVYPVLDTPAKQVLWQFIYQLLSYEEQEHCQLKIDRFLGSKALAAEAEAEERYRSSVRGASLCRGSLRTPRPEEGAAGSDTVEVPVRLIPGERQAGDGTSLPETPNPKMMSAVYAELENRLIGGLAGKMGNAALHRTSPPAPELPHAAGGRKPALAWPSEALGSQPCYYRLHSSVASPCSTESNPYVSLDSSPAPSPRHRQYSPLARRKKLFTFSRPPRSRDTDRFLDALSEQLGHRVTIVDDFLTPENDYEEMSFQDDQGSYVTNDVSSSEYISSSDEGSSLTYSTLSDHIPPPPLSPPPPPPPLQFHDPQSGPAKAEATKASVGTAPKSLVSHLHPVPPPPPPPPPPPVPCAPPLHRGLLHRRSDSNHMSVKRLRWEQVENSEGTIWGQLGEDSDYDKLSDMVKYLDLELHFGTQKPTISLPEPTLMPENFKKKDVVEILSHKKAYNTSILIAHLKLSHIELRQILMTMETDRLEPSHIKQLLLYAPDGEEVQRFQSYKENPGKLSEPDQFVLQMLSVPEYKIRLRSLHFKTTLQEKTEEIKASYECICKASLELKSSKKLAKILEFVLAMGNYLNNGQPKTSKTTGFKINFLTELNTTKTVDGKSTFLHILAKSLSQHFPELLGFAKDLPTVPLAAKVNQRTLTADLKDLHSTVSDIQKACHSMPASAEDRFAIVMTVSFWERGHPSRDTLGAPCTARSGWHCLSPARVGSRFGGGTGDVLARLSLSLVLLGTAEPRVPAPPHVPVQQLLLPAGLDPSHLIRA; from the exons AACTGTGCGAGTTTATAAAGGCAACAGGAGCTTCGGCTTCACGCTCCGTGGCCACGCCCCGGTGTGGATCGAGTCTGTCCTGCCAG GGAGCCCGGCAGAGAAGGCTGCCCTCAAAGCTGGAGACAGGATCCTGTTCCTCAACGGCCTGGACATGAG GAACTGCTCCCACGACAAGGTGGTGTCGATGCTGCAGGGCAGCGGGGCCATGCCCACCTTGGTGGTGGAGGAGGGCATCGTCAACTTCTCCAACG acTCTGACTCTGCTGAGTCCCcgagcagctcctcagccctcacctccctgcagtGGGTTGCAGAGATTCTCCCCTCTAGCATCAAGATCCAGGGAAGGACGTtcacacagcagctggagcaccTGCTGACCCCACCCGAGCGTTTCAGCGTCTGCAAGGCTCTGGAGGGCTTCTTCCAGCACCG GAACATTGACACTCTCATTGTGGATGTGTACCCAGTGCTGGACACACCAGCCAAGCAAGTCCTCTGGCAGTTTATCTACCAGCTGCTGAGCTACGAGGAGCAGGAGCACTGCCAGCTAAAGATTGACAGGTTTCTGGGCTCCAAGGCCTTGGCAG ctgaggcagaggctgaggagcGGTACCGCAGCTCTGTCCGAGGGGCCTCCCTGTGCCGGGGCAGCCTCCGGACCCCCCGCCCCgaggagggggctgcag GCAGTGACACCGTGGAGGTCCCGGTTCGCCTGATCCCTGGAGAGAGGCAGGCTGGGGATGGCACGTCCCTCCCGGAGACACCCAACCCCAAAATG ATGTCAGCAGTGTACGCAGAGCTGGAGAACCGCCTGATCGGGGGCTTGGCCGGCAAGATGGGCAatgctgccctgcacaggacatccccccctgccccagagctgccacacGCTGCAG GTGGCCGCAAGCCGGCTCTGGCGTGGCCGAGCGAGGCGCTGGGCTCCCAGCCGTGCTACTACCGGCTGCACAGCAGCGTGGCCTCGCCGTGCAGCACCGAGTCCAACCCGTACGTGAGCCTggacagcagccctgccccGTCCCCCAGGCACCGGCAGTACTCGCCGCTGGCGCGCCGCAAGAAGCTCTTCACCTTCTCCCGGCCCCCGCGCAGCCGCGACACCGACCGCTTCCTGGATGCGCTGAGcgagcagctgggacacagggtCACCATCGTGGATGATTTCCTCACCCCCGAGAATGACTATGAGGAG ATGAGTTTCCAGGATGACCAGGGCAGCTATGTCACCAACGATGTCAGCAGCAGCGAGTACATCAGCAGCAGCGACGAGGGCAGCTCGCTGACCTACTCCACGCTCTCGGACCACATCCCCCCGCCCCCGCTcagccccccgcccccgccgcccccgctgCAGTTCCACGACCCCcagagcggccccgccaagGCCGAGGCCACCAAGGCCAGCGTGGGGACCGCCCCCAAGTCCCTGGTGAGCCACCTGCACCCCGTCCCtccgccgccaccgccgccgccgccgccccccgtGCCCTGCGCGCCCCCCCTGCACCGGGGGCTGCTGCACCGCAGGAGCGACTCCAACCACATGAGCGTCAAGAGGCTGCGCTGGGAGCAGGTGGAGAACTCGGAGGGGACAATCTGGGGACAG CTCGGGGAAGACTCGGATTACGACAAGTTGAGTGACATGGTCAAATACCTCGACCTGGAGCTGCACTTTGGGACTCAGAAACCCACGA TTTCTCTTCCAGAGCCAACTCTCATGcctgaaaactttaaaaagaaagacgTGGTTGAAATTTTGTCCCACAAAAAGGCCTACAACACAT CCATCCTGATCGCACACCTGAAGCTGTCGCACATCGAGCTGCGGCAGATCCTGATGACGATGGAGACGGATCGCCTGGAGCCGTCGCACAtcaagcagctgctgctgtacGCCCCGGACGGGGAGGAGGTGCAGCGCTTCCAGAGCTACAAGGAGAACCCGGGCAAGCTGAGCGAGCCCGACCAGTTCGTGCTGCAG atGCTGTCGGTGCCCGAGTACAAGATCCGCCTGCGCAGCCTGCACTTCAAGACCACCCTGCAGGAGAAGACCGAGGAGATCAAGGCCAGCTATGAGTGCATCTGCAAAGCCTCCCTagagctgaaaagcagcaagaagctGGCAAAGATCCTGGAG tTCGTGCTGGCCATGGGGAATTACCTGAACAACGGGCAGCCCAAGACCAGCAAAACAACAGGATTTAAAATCAACTTCCTCACTGAG ctgaacaCCACCAAGACTGTCGATGGGAAATCCACCTTCCTGCATATTCTTGCCAAATCCCTCAGCCAACacttcccagagctcctgggctTTGCCAAGGATCTCCCGACGGTGCCGCTCGCTGCCAAAG TGAACCAGAGGACACTGACAGCTGACCTGAAGGACCTGCACAGCACGGTGAGTGACATCCAGAAGGCGTGTCACAGCATGCCAGCCAGCGCCGAGGACAGGTTTGCCATTGTCATGACCGTATCCTTCTGGGAGAGGGGACACCCctccagggacaccctgggggcTCCTTGCACAGCCAGGAGTGGCTGGCActgcctcagccctgccagggtggggagcaggtttggtggtggcacaggggatgTGCTGGCACGTCTGTCCTTGTCACTTGTGCTGTTGGGGACAGCTGAGCCCCGTGTGCCAGCACCTCCCCACGtgcctgtgcagcagctcctgctgccagctgggctggacCCCAGCCATTTGATAAGGGCTTGA